The Medicago truncatula cultivar Jemalong A17 chromosome 4, MtrunA17r5.0-ANR, whole genome shotgun sequence genome includes a region encoding these proteins:
- the LOC11444441 gene encoding probable ATP-dependent DNA helicase CHR23 isoform X1: MCFGLHRRSRPAAFKFFTGTKLCWLFTTAGHSSSEIRKSVQNAPSVCQFDAGRSPTSLNNLVIQLRKVCNHPDLLESVFDGSYFYPPVNEIIGKCGKFQLVDRLLERLFARNHKVLIFSQWTKVPDIMDYYFSEKGFKVSRIDGSVKLDDRKRQIIWHEVGESESEEDRMVYELEQECLEVYRRKVDKANCSRAQLRQQIADSEANL; the protein is encoded by the exons ATGTGTTTTGGATTACACAGGAGAAGTAGACCAGCTGCTTTCAAGTTTTTCACAG GCACAAAACTATGTTGGCTTTTTACAACAGCAGGCCACTCCTCATCGGAAATCAGAAAGAGCGTACAAAATGCACCTTCTGTGTGCCAATTTGATGCAGGACGTTCTCCAACGAGTCTTAATAATTTGGTAATTCAGCTTAGGAAAGTCTGTAACCATCCTGACCTCTTAGAATCAGTCTTTGATGGTTCAT ATTTTTATCCTCCTGTGAATGAGATAATTGGAAAATGTGGTAAATTTCAATTGGTCGACCGATTGCTGGAGCGGCTATTTGCACGGAATCACAAG GTTCTGATCTTCAGTCAGTGGACCAAAGTGCCAGATATAATGGATTATTATTTTAGTGAAAAGGGTTTCAAGGTTTCCAGGATTGACGGTTCGGTGAAGCTGGATGATAGGAAACGGCAG ATAATATGGCATGAAGTTGGTGAGTCTGAGTCTGAAGAAGATAGGATGGTGTATGAGCTTGAACAAGAATGTCTAGAAGTATACAGAAGAAAGGTAGATAAAGCAAATTGCTCTAGAGCTCAACTTAGGCAACAAATTGCTGATTCCGAGGCAAACTTATAG
- the LOC11444441 gene encoding probable ATP-dependent DNA helicase CHR12 isoform X2, producing the protein MCFGLHRRSRPAAFKFFTAGHSSSEIRKSVQNAPSVCQFDAGRSPTSLNNLVIQLRKVCNHPDLLESVFDGSYFYPPVNEIIGKCGKFQLVDRLLERLFARNHKVLIFSQWTKVPDIMDYYFSEKGFKVSRIDGSVKLDDRKRQIIWHEVGESESEEDRMVYELEQECLEVYRRKVDKANCSRAQLRQQIADSEANL; encoded by the exons ATGTGTTTTGGATTACACAGGAGAAGTAGACCAGCTGCTTTCAAGTTTTTCACAG CAGGCCACTCCTCATCGGAAATCAGAAAGAGCGTACAAAATGCACCTTCTGTGTGCCAATTTGATGCAGGACGTTCTCCAACGAGTCTTAATAATTTGGTAATTCAGCTTAGGAAAGTCTGTAACCATCCTGACCTCTTAGAATCAGTCTTTGATGGTTCAT ATTTTTATCCTCCTGTGAATGAGATAATTGGAAAATGTGGTAAATTTCAATTGGTCGACCGATTGCTGGAGCGGCTATTTGCACGGAATCACAAG GTTCTGATCTTCAGTCAGTGGACCAAAGTGCCAGATATAATGGATTATTATTTTAGTGAAAAGGGTTTCAAGGTTTCCAGGATTGACGGTTCGGTGAAGCTGGATGATAGGAAACGGCAG ATAATATGGCATGAAGTTGGTGAGTCTGAGTCTGAAGAAGATAGGATGGTGTATGAGCTTGAACAAGAATGTCTAGAAGTATACAGAAGAAAGGTAGATAAAGCAAATTGCTCTAGAGCTCAACTTAGGCAACAAATTGCTGATTCCGAGGCAAACTTATAG
- the LOC11444441 gene encoding ATP-dependent DNA helicase DDM1 isoform X3: MCFGLHRRSRPAAFKFFTGHSSSEIRKSVQNAPSVCQFDAGRSPTSLNNLVIQLRKVCNHPDLLESVFDGSYFYPPVNEIIGKCGKFQLVDRLLERLFARNHKVLIFSQWTKVPDIMDYYFSEKGFKVSRIDGSVKLDDRKRQIIWHEVGESESEEDRMVYELEQECLEVYRRKVDKANCSRAQLRQQIADSEANL; the protein is encoded by the exons ATGTGTTTTGGATTACACAGGAGAAGTAGACCAGCTGCTTTCAAGTTTTTCACAG GCCACTCCTCATCGGAAATCAGAAAGAGCGTACAAAATGCACCTTCTGTGTGCCAATTTGATGCAGGACGTTCTCCAACGAGTCTTAATAATTTGGTAATTCAGCTTAGGAAAGTCTGTAACCATCCTGACCTCTTAGAATCAGTCTTTGATGGTTCAT ATTTTTATCCTCCTGTGAATGAGATAATTGGAAAATGTGGTAAATTTCAATTGGTCGACCGATTGCTGGAGCGGCTATTTGCACGGAATCACAAG GTTCTGATCTTCAGTCAGTGGACCAAAGTGCCAGATATAATGGATTATTATTTTAGTGAAAAGGGTTTCAAGGTTTCCAGGATTGACGGTTCGGTGAAGCTGGATGATAGGAAACGGCAG ATAATATGGCATGAAGTTGGTGAGTCTGAGTCTGAAGAAGATAGGATGGTGTATGAGCTTGAACAAGAATGTCTAGAAGTATACAGAAGAAAGGTAGATAAAGCAAATTGCTCTAGAGCTCAACTTAGGCAACAAATTGCTGATTCCGAGGCAAACTTATAG